AGGTCAGAACCTCTCCATTGAGTCCCGATGGGCGGAGGGAAAGTACGAGCGGCTTCCCGGCCTCGCGGCCGAGCTGGTCCGTCTGAAGGTGGACGTCATCGTCACCTATGCCCCACCGGCGATCCAGGCCGCAAAAGAAGCGACCGCGACGATTCCCATTGTCATGGGAGGCGTCATTGATCCGGTGGCGACCGGCTTCGTCGCTAGCCTCGCCCGGCCCGGAGGAAACATTACCGGGTTGTCTCTGATGGCGCCAGAGCTGGTTGGGAAGCAGTTAGAGATCCTCAAGGAGGTGGTTCCCAAGGTCACCCGAGTGGCCGTGCTCGGGAACCCTGCCAATGCCGGCACTACAGTCCAGCTACGCCACGCGCAGGACGCGGCTCGGACCTTGAGACTGCAGCTTCAACCTCTGCAGGCGCGCGGTGCCAATGAGATTGACAGCGCCTTTGCCGCGATGACCGAAAAGGGGGCCGGCGCGGTTGTTGTTCTCGTGGACGCGATGTTCGTTGATCAGCGAACACGTATTGCTGACCTCGCGACACGCCGTCACCTGCCGTCGGTGTATGGGCTGATTGACTTCGCGGAGGCCGGTGGCCTCATGTTCTACGGTGCAAACGATGCTGACCGGTTTCGGCGCGCAGCGTATCTCGTCGACAAGATCTTGAAGGGCGCGAAGCCTGCCGACCTCCCTATCGAGCAACCCACCAAGTTTGACTTGGTCATCAACCTCAAGACCGCCAAGGCGCTCGGCTTGACGATCCCGCAGTCCTTGCTGCAGCGGGCGTACGAAGTGATCCAGTAAGCGATGTATCTCCCCGACTCCGTGGACCCGCGCGGGTCGGAGGGAAAGTGAGAAAGGCACCGCTCAACGCATTGGAGGCGGCGAACAAGCCCTTCACAGGAGGATTTGCGCGCTCATGGTCGCCGGAACTCTTCCATCCATCGGCGGATCACTTTAAGCCGAGGCACTCCATCGTGTACTGACACTTCGCGCATCGGAATGACTGCAGGTGCATCAAGGCTCCGGGGTTCTTGAAAAGTCCATCCATCGCGCGACGCACCTCGTACTCCTTATAGGTCGGGCCAAGGTGTTTCAGGGTCAGGCTCAGCAGACACAGGTAACAAAGGAACGTGTGAGTCCAGGGGGCGCTGAAAAGGATGGCACTGACGATCGGTCGAACGAGTTCGTCAACGGTGGAGCCCATCGCTCTTGCCTCCGCATTCGTGGAGTATCCCGCGCACGCGGGAGGGAGGCAACGACTATGTTGGGCAGACGACAGATAAAAGTGGCTCGTGTCAACTCACGCTAGAGAGAAGGCAAGAATGACCGGGTAGGTGTTTCCTGGTAGTCGCCCTCCCTTACACTTCACGGCGGGTTCCCTCCTGTAAATGGACTTTCATGCTGACCGCGCGGGCGAGGAGTCTAAGAGCGCGGAGAGATCTGCAGGAGCGAAGGCGACTCGGTCTCGATCTGGAGCGTGGTGTGGTCGATGCCGAAGCGCGCGTGCAGGATGACGTGAAGCTCCTCGAGGATCTTGTCGGCCGGTGTCCCGGGCTCGACCACCACATGAGCGCTCATGGCCTCACGCCCCGAAGTCAGCGTCCACACATGAAGATCGTGCACGCGGCGGACGCCCGTCGCGGCGAGTAACGCGGTCTCGATCTGCCCCAGATCGAGGTGGGGCGGGACGCCTTCCAGAAGCACGTTGACGGCCTGCCTCAGCAGGGTCACCGTGCGAGGAAGAATGAGCAGGCCGATGGCCGCGCTGGCCAGGGCGTCCGCCGTCGTCCAGCCCGTGAGCAGGATGACGCCCGCGGCGGCGATGACGGCCGCCGAGGACAGGGCATCGCCCAGCACCTCGAGATAGGCGCTGCGGACGTTGAGGCTCTCTCCCGCGCCGGCATGCAGGAGCCACGCGGCGAGGAGATTCACGCCCAGAGCCGCCACCGCCACGATGAGCACGGGCCCCGCCAGCACCTCCTGGGGCCTCCGCATGCGCTCCCACGCTTCGAACAGAATGACGAGGGCGACCACGCAGAGGATCACGCCGTTGAGCAGGGCGGCCAGGATCTCGACGCGGTAGTAGCCGTAGGTCTTTTCCGGCGTGGCCGGCCGCTCGGCGAACCAGACGGCCAGGAGCGAGAGCCCCACGCCCGCCGCATCCACGAAGAGATGCGCCGCGTCGGCCAGGAGAGCGAGCGAGCCCGTCCACCAGCCCGCCGCCACCTGGATGACCATGAAAGTCGTGGAAAGCGCGAACACGGCCCAGAGCCGGTGCTTGTGCCGCGAGGAGTGCGTGTGGCGCTGGTTCACGGCCTACTTGGACACCGAGGTCAGGAGCCGCGCCTCGCCCTGACGGATGCCCTGGCTCTCGTAGAAGCCGGCGCGGGCCTCCAGCGCGTAGCGGAAGTTGCCCAGGGGGCCATAGAGCGCCGTGGGGCTCGGGTCCATGCGGAGGATGGCGAAGATCTTGCCGTCCTCCTTGAGGAACGCGATATCGAGGGCGGCGCGGACATTGTTCATGTGGAACTGCGTGTAGATCTCGCGCCCGAAGTCGAACAGGATGAGCGATTTCTGGATCTCTTCCGGCGTCGCGCACTGGAAGCCGGCCGCGGTCTGCTCGGCCGTCTCCGCCACCTTGACCCGGAGGGCCATGCTCTTGGTCTCCATCTGCACGGTCACCATGCGGATCGGCATCGCCGCGAAGGCCGCTCGCCAGCGCTTGCACTCGCCGTCCTGCGCCGAGGCACCCGCGACGATGAGGAGGACGACCGCGCCGATCAGGGCCAGGCGCACACGTGTCATGAGCGAAGCTCCCTGGAAGGCCGGATCCCCGGTACGCGGCGGAGCGCCGTGGCCATGGCGAAGATGAGGAGCGCCGTCAGCACGATCGCCCCGCCCGCGGCCAGCCGGAGGTAGTAGGCGGCGATGAGACCGATGACCACGGAGGCCAGAGCCATCACGATCGCCACGACGGTGGCGCGGCGAAAGCTCGTGCCGATCGCGAAGCCCGTCAGGGTCGGGATGACGATCATGGCGCTCACGAGGAGCACCCCGACCATGCGCATGGCCACCACCGTGGTCAGCGCCGTGAGCACCGTGAGAGTGAAATTGAGCGCGGTCACCTGGACCCCACTCGTCCTGGCCAGATCCTCGTTGAGGGTGATGGCGAAGAGCCGCCGGTACGACAGCGCGATGGTCGTCACCACCACCGCGCCGAGGGTCAGGATGAGCCAGACGTCCATCGGGCTCACGGTCAGGATGCTTCCGAACAGGATGGCGAAGAGATCGGCATTGAAGCCCTGGGCGAGGCTGATCAGCACCACGGCCACGGCAAAACCGCCCGAGAGGAAGACGGCCAGCGCGGCGTCACCCTGGAGGGCGCCGCGGGCGCGGAGCCGCTCCATGCCGAGCGCGCCACCCACCG
This genomic stretch from Candidatus Methylomirabilota bacterium harbors:
- a CDS encoding ABC transporter substrate-binding protein, which encodes MERRIFMAVMAGGLLAAPLAAEGQQAGKILRIGFLSPSSPSDSRNPLRLGALQEGLRELGYVEGQNLSIESRWAEGKYERLPGLAAELVRLKVDVIVTYAPPAIQAAKEATATIPIVMGGVIDPVATGFVASLARPGGNITGLSLMAPELVGKQLEILKEVVPKVTRVAVLGNPANAGTTVQLRHAQDAARTLRLQLQPLQARGANEIDSAFAAMTEKGAGAVVVLVDAMFVDQRTRIADLATRRHLPSVYGLIDFAEAGGLMFYGANDADRFRRAAYLVDKILKGAKPADLPIEQPTKFDLVINLKTAKALGLTIPQSLLQRAYEVIQ
- a CDS encoding cation diffusion facilitator family transporter; translated protein: MNQRHTHSSRHKHRLWAVFALSTTFMVIQVAAGWWTGSLALLADAAHLFVDAAGVGLSLLAVWFAERPATPEKTYGYYRVEILAALLNGVILCVVALVILFEAWERMRRPQEVLAGPVLIVAVAALGVNLLAAWLLHAGAGESLNVRSAYLEVLGDALSSAAVIAAAGVILLTGWTTADALASAAIGLLILPRTVTLLRQAVNVLLEGVPPHLDLGQIETALLAATGVRRVHDLHVWTLTSGREAMSAHVVVEPGTPADKILEELHVILHARFGIDHTTLQIETESPSLLQISPRS
- a CDS encoding DUF192 domain-containing protein, translating into MTRVRLALIGAVVLLIVAGASAQDGECKRWRAAFAAMPIRMVTVQMETKSMALRVKVAETAEQTAAGFQCATPEEIQKSLILFDFGREIYTQFHMNNVRAALDIAFLKEDGKIFAILRMDPSPTALYGPLGNFRYALEARAGFYESQGIRQGEARLLTSVSK
- a CDS encoding metal ABC transporter permease, which translates into the protein MPEFLQFGFMQRAFAAGAITAVICPLIGIFLVPRRLSLIADTLAHVALAGVAVGLLLGASPILGALVVTVGGALGMERLRARGALQGDAALAVFLSGGFAVAVVLISLAQGFNADLFAILFGSILTVSPMDVWLILTLGAVVVTTIALSYRRLFAITLNEDLARTSGVQVTALNFTLTVLTALTTVVAMRMVGVLLVSAMIVIPTLTGFAIGTSFRRATVVAIVMALASVVIGLIAAYYLRLAAGGAIVLTALLIFAMATALRRVPGIRPSRELRS